The Ensifer adhaerens genome contains a region encoding:
- a CDS encoding Urease operon accessory protein yields the protein MQARRVIMIVGNGEVPDGAGATIDAADLVVRFNDCRSVGASGHRTDIVAVCNTGRPGISMLGGGRWKTNAAVRQAREIWCVRSGAKFAAMRAGLAETHPDLDDFCDDYTVGFESFARSTNRGFRVVPVDVHDQVEQDLAGFSPAPYVVPSSGMIVIADVLAHLATPDDEVVLAGFGHVGWEWHPFAAERRHVDALAASGRLRRLHPISTSSQGA from the coding sequence TTGCAGGCTCGCCGCGTCATCATGATCGTGGGCAATGGCGAGGTGCCTGACGGCGCCGGCGCAACGATCGATGCCGCCGATCTCGTCGTGCGCTTCAACGATTGCCGCTCTGTCGGCGCCAGCGGCCACAGGACCGATATCGTCGCGGTCTGCAATACCGGACGCCCGGGGATTTCCATGCTCGGCGGTGGTCGCTGGAAGACGAATGCCGCCGTGCGCCAGGCGCGGGAGATATGGTGCGTTCGCTCCGGCGCGAAGTTTGCCGCCATGCGCGCCGGGCTTGCGGAAACGCATCCGGACCTCGACGATTTCTGCGACGATTACACTGTCGGTTTCGAGAGCTTCGCCCGTTCGACCAACCGCGGCTTTCGCGTCGTCCCGGTCGATGTGCACGACCAGGTGGAGCAGGATCTCGCCGGCTTTTCGCCGGCCCCTTATGTCGTTCCATCGAGCGGGATGATCGTGATTGCCGATGTGCTCGCGCATCTAGCGACACCCGACGACGAGGTCGTTCTTGCCGGCTTCGGCCATGTCGGTTGGGAATGGCATCCCTTCGCCGCCGAGCGCCGCCATGTCGATGCGCTTGCAGCCAGCGGCCGTCTTCGCCGCCTCCATCCCATTTCTACTTCGTCCCAAGGAGCCTGA
- a CDS encoding lysozyme inhibitor LprI family protein codes for MRVLPVLGLLLVLATPALAEDEPDVDCANAMAQPDLNDCAYREYEAADAELNAVYRQAMTAAQKVDKELEGADIGAVEALKTTQRAWIGYRDGQCELAGFQARGGQAEPMLVSGCLAQLTQKRTAELNEFLEAQGN; via the coding sequence ATGAGAGTGCTGCCGGTTCTCGGTTTGCTTCTGGTGCTTGCCACCCCGGCGCTCGCCGAGGATGAGCCGGACGTGGATTGCGCGAATGCGATGGCTCAGCCGGATCTGAATGACTGCGCCTACCGGGAATACGAAGCGGCGGACGCGGAACTGAATGCGGTCTACAGGCAGGCGATGACGGCGGCGCAGAAGGTCGACAAGGAGCTGGAAGGCGCCGATATCGGCGCGGTCGAGGCGCTGAAGACGACGCAGCGCGCCTGGATCGGCTATCGGGACGGACAATGCGAGCTGGCCGGTTTCCAGGCCCGTGGCGGCCAGGCCGAGCCGATGCTGGTTTCAGGCTGCCTTGCCCAGCTCACGCAGAAGCGTACCGCCGAACTCAACGAATTTCTCGAAGCTCAAGGGAACTGA
- a CDS encoding urease subunit beta: MIPGEIIAAAGEIELNAGLDTATIEVANTGDRPIQVGSHYHFAETNAGLQFDRKAAYGCRLDIPAGTAVRFEPGQTRQVTLIPLSGKREVYGFRQQVMGKL; this comes from the coding sequence ATGATCCCAGGAGAAATCATTGCTGCGGCCGGAGAGATCGAGCTCAATGCCGGTCTCGACACGGCGACGATTGAGGTTGCCAACACCGGCGACCGCCCGATCCAGGTCGGCAGCCACTATCACTTCGCCGAAACCAATGCGGGGCTGCAGTTTGACAGGAAAGCAGCCTACGGCTGCCGGCTCGACATTCCCGCCGGCACGGCCGTGCGGTTCGAGCCGGGCCAGACGCGCCAGGTGACGCTGATACCGCTTTCCGGCAAGCGCGAGGTCTATGGCTTCCGCCAGCAGGTGATGGGCAAGCTATGA
- a CDS encoding urease subunit gamma: MNLTPREKDKLLISMAAMVARRRLERGVKLNHPEAIALITDFVVEGARDGRSVAELMEAGAQVLTRDQVMEGIPEMIHDIQIEATFPDGTKLVTVHEPIR; this comes from the coding sequence ATGAATCTTACCCCGCGCGAGAAAGACAAACTGCTGATTTCGATGGCGGCCATGGTCGCCCGCAGGCGCCTGGAGCGCGGCGTGAAACTCAACCATCCCGAAGCGATCGCGCTGATCACCGATTTCGTCGTCGAGGGCGCGCGCGACGGGCGCTCGGTTGCCGAACTGATGGAGGCGGGCGCCCAGGTGCTGACGCGCGATCAGGTGATGGAGGGAATCCCCGAGATGATCCACGACATCCAGATCGAGGCGACGTTTCCTGACGGGACCAAGCTCGTCACCGTGCACGAGCCGATCCGCTAA
- a CDS encoding urease accessory protein UreD, whose product MDKAARIAPQRAWGKGRVVAKAALGHSRIAELYQEGCAKIRLPKTFDTSMEAVLINSSGGLTGGDRMVWEVAAGAGTDVTVTTQACEKIYKASADTVEVKTRIEVAAGARVDWLPQETILFDRASLSRSLEVELAADATFLAVEAVLLGRKAMGEAVETGLFRDRWRIRVEGKLLHADNLALSGEVARLSQRKAVLDGGAAFATLLHVGPDCEPLLPRLRSLVDGAACVGISHFQVHGRDKLVARFVAPDGFALRKILIPVISHLRMQKTVPKVWVL is encoded by the coding sequence ATGGACAAGGCAGCACGCATCGCCCCGCAGCGGGCCTGGGGCAAGGGACGGGTGGTCGCCAAGGCGGCGCTCGGCCACAGCCGCATTGCCGAACTCTACCAGGAAGGCTGCGCCAAGATCCGCCTGCCAAAGACCTTCGACACCTCGATGGAGGCAGTGCTCATCAATTCCTCCGGCGGCCTCACCGGCGGCGACCGCATGGTCTGGGAGGTTGCGGCAGGGGCTGGAACGGACGTGACGGTGACGACGCAGGCCTGCGAGAAGATCTATAAGGCGAGCGCCGATACCGTCGAAGTGAAAACGCGCATCGAGGTTGCCGCCGGCGCGCGTGTCGACTGGTTGCCACAGGAGACGATCCTCTTCGACCGTGCCTCGCTGTCGCGCTCGCTGGAGGTGGAGCTTGCTGCCGACGCGACGTTTCTCGCGGTGGAAGCGGTTCTGCTCGGTCGCAAGGCGATGGGCGAGGCGGTTGAAACCGGGCTCTTCCGCGATCGCTGGCGTATCCGCGTCGAGGGCAAGCTGCTGCATGCGGACAATCTGGCGCTATCAGGAGAGGTCGCGCGCCTCAGTCAGCGCAAGGCGGTGCTCGATGGTGGGGCCGCCTTCGCCACGCTGCTCCATGTCGGTCCCGACTGCGAACCCTTGCTGCCGCGTCTTCGGTCGCTCGTCGATGGCGCAGCGTGCGTCGGCATCAGCCATTTTCAGGTCCATGGCCGCGACAAGCTGGTTGCCCGTTTCGTGGCGCCGGATGGCTTCGCGCTCAGAAAAATCCTCATCCCGGTTATTTCGCACTTGCGCATGCAGAAGACTGTGCCGAAAGTCTGGGTTCTCTAG
- a CDS encoding 2-hydroxyacid dehydrogenase, with amino-acid sequence MSSKPRILLTRRWPAAVEQVLAERFDVTLNEGDVPLTAAELAEALRTYDAVLPTVSDRLPADLFAGGGLRAKILGNYGVGYNHIDVAAAKAADIVVTNTPGVLTDCTADIAMTLLLAVARRAGEGERQVRAGEWSGWRPTHMIGGKITGKTLGIIGFGRIGKAMAKRCHFGFDMDVVFYNRSRIDPAEASRYGARQLDTVEDVLKVADFVSLHCPGGGENRHLINAERLALMKKGAYLVNTARGDVIDEPALIAALENGVIRGAGLDVFEAEPNVPERLRGLENVVLLPHLGSATEETRVAMGMKVADNITAFFDGREPPDRVA; translated from the coding sequence ATGAGCTCGAAACCCCGCATTCTCCTCACCCGTCGTTGGCCGGCGGCGGTGGAGCAGGTGCTTGCCGAACGCTTCGACGTCACCTTGAACGAAGGGGACGTGCCTCTGACGGCTGCAGAACTGGCTGAAGCACTCCGGACCTATGACGCCGTTCTTCCGACAGTTTCTGATCGACTTCCGGCCGACCTCTTCGCCGGTGGCGGCCTCCGCGCGAAGATCCTCGGCAACTATGGCGTCGGCTACAATCACATCGACGTCGCGGCCGCCAAGGCTGCCGACATCGTCGTCACCAACACGCCCGGCGTTCTCACAGATTGCACCGCCGACATCGCCATGACGTTGCTGCTTGCGGTCGCGCGGCGGGCAGGCGAGGGCGAGCGGCAGGTACGGGCCGGCGAATGGAGTGGATGGCGGCCGACCCACATGATCGGCGGCAAGATCACCGGCAAGACGCTCGGCATCATCGGCTTCGGCCGCATCGGCAAGGCCATGGCCAAGCGCTGTCATTTCGGCTTCGACATGGATGTCGTCTTCTACAATCGCTCGCGCATCGACCCGGCCGAGGCAAGCCGCTACGGTGCGCGTCAACTCGACACGGTCGAGGACGTATTGAAGGTTGCAGACTTCGTGTCGCTCCATTGCCCCGGCGGCGGCGAAAACCGTCACCTGATCAACGCCGAACGGCTGGCGCTGATGAAAAAGGGCGCCTACCTCGTCAACACGGCGCGGGGTGATGTGATCGACGAGCCGGCGCTGATTGCGGCGCTCGAAAACGGCGTCATCCGCGGCGCCGGGCTCGATGTCTTCGAGGCGGAGCCGAACGTGCCGGAACGTCTGCGCGGGCTGGAAAATGTCGTGCTGCTTCCACATCTCGGCAGTGCCACGGAGGAGACGCGCGTCGCCATGGGCATGAAGGTGGCCGACAATATCACGGCGTTTTTCGACGGTCGCGAACCGCCGGATCGCGTGGCGTAG
- a CDS encoding alpha/beta fold hydrolase, translating into MSKAISKTEANGISRRTVLSAAFGAAATAAAVNAMNTSAKAASTTAATAGASGTKGENTMGSRIITRDGVEIYYKDWGPKDGPVVVLSHGWPLSSDSWEAQAFHLAANGFRVVTHDRRGHGRSSQPWDGNDMDHYADDLADLINALDLKGVFLAGFSTGGGEISRYIGRHGTSRIARAGLISAVPPLMVKTDRNPGGLPKEVFDGLQAASLKDRSKLYRDIASGPFFGFNRPGAIASQGMIDSFWLQGMMGGHKNTYDSIVAFSQTDFTEDLKKFDVPTLIIHGDDDQIVPIDAAARASKTLVPHAELKVYAGAPHGITDTHKDQLNADLLAFAKA; encoded by the coding sequence ATGAGCAAGGCAATCAGCAAGACCGAAGCCAACGGCATCTCCCGCCGCACGGTTCTCTCGGCCGCCTTTGGCGCTGCCGCCACCGCAGCCGCGGTCAATGCCATGAACACGTCGGCCAAGGCCGCATCCACCACCGCAGCAACCGCCGGCGCCTCCGGCACTAAGGGAGAAAACACCATGGGCAGCCGCATCATCACCCGCGATGGCGTCGAGATCTATTACAAGGACTGGGGTCCGAAGGATGGCCCGGTCGTCGTGCTCAGCCACGGCTGGCCGCTGTCGTCCGACAGCTGGGAGGCGCAGGCCTTCCACCTTGCCGCCAACGGCTTCCGCGTCGTCACCCATGACCGCCGCGGCCACGGCCGCTCGTCGCAGCCGTGGGACGGCAACGACATGGACCACTATGCCGACGACCTCGCGGATCTGATCAACGCGCTCGATCTCAAGGGTGTCTTCCTTGCCGGGTTTTCGACTGGCGGCGGCGAAATCAGCCGCTATATCGGCCGCCACGGCACCAGCCGGATCGCCAGGGCCGGTTTGATCTCGGCCGTGCCGCCGCTGATGGTCAAGACCGACAGGAACCCCGGCGGCCTGCCGAAGGAAGTCTTCGACGGCCTGCAGGCGGCAAGCCTGAAGGATCGCTCGAAGCTCTACCGCGACATCGCGTCCGGTCCGTTCTTCGGCTTCAACCGCCCGGGCGCGATCGCCTCTCAGGGCATGATCGACAGTTTCTGGCTGCAGGGCATGATGGGGGGACACAAGAACACTTATGACTCGATCGTCGCCTTCTCGCAGACCGACTTTACCGAGGACCTGAAGAAGTTCGACGTGCCGACCTTGATCATCCATGGCGACGACGATCAGATCGTGCCGATCGATGCGGCTGCACGGGCCTCGAAGACGCTGGTGCCGCATGCGGAGCTCAAGGTCTATGCCGGCGCACCGCACGGCATTACCGACACCCACAAGGACCAGCTCAACGCCGACCTGCTCGCCTTCGCCAAGGCCTGA
- a CDS encoding MarR family winged helix-turn-helix transcriptional regulator, which yields MIDTDPKGDEAMLALDSFLCFAVYSANHAFTRIYKPLLEELDLTYPQYLVMVLLWEKDDQTVGSLGERLFLESSTLTPMLKRLEAAGYIARVRDKADERQVRVQLTEMGKALRQKAIDVPRNLGEATKLGPDDLERLRAEVSSLRDTLLK from the coding sequence ATGATTGACACCGATCCCAAGGGCGATGAGGCAATGCTGGCGCTCGATAGTTTCCTGTGCTTTGCGGTCTATTCCGCAAACCACGCCTTCACGCGCATCTACAAGCCGCTGCTGGAAGAGCTCGATCTCACCTATCCGCAATATCTGGTGATGGTGCTGTTGTGGGAAAAGGACGACCAGACGGTCGGCAGCCTCGGCGAGCGGCTCTTCCTGGAATCGAGCACTTTGACCCCGATGCTGAAGCGCCTGGAGGCCGCCGGCTACATCGCCCGCGTGCGCGATAAGGCGGACGAGCGGCAGGTCCGGGTACAATTGACCGAGATGGGCAAGGCGCTGCGGCAGAAGGCAATCGACGTACCCCGCAACCTTGGCGAAGCGACAAAGCTCGGCCCCGACGATCTCGAGCGACTGCGCGCCGAAGTCTCGTCGCTCAGAGACACGCTATTGAAATAA
- a CDS encoding branched-chain amino acid ABC transporter substrate-binding protein, translated as MKKSLLSAVALTAMVAFSGSAWADILVGVAGPLTGPNAAFGAQLQKGAEQAAADINAAGGINGEQIKVVLGDDVSDAKQGVSVANKFVADGVKFVVGHFNSGVSIPASEVYAENGILQVTPASTNPQFTERGLWNTFRTCGRDDQQGAVAGAYLAANFKDAKIAVIHDKTPYGQGLADETKKSMNEAGLTEALYEGINTGDKDFSALIAKMKEAGVSIVYYGGLHTEAGLIMRQMKDQGLKATLMSGDGIVSNELASIAGDAVDGTLMTFAPDPRKNPAAKDLVEKFRSAGFEPEAYTLYAYAALQVIAEAAKASGGNDPQAVAEAIKAKGPFKTAIGELGYDEKGDITRPDYVMYTWKKGDDGKYNYFQNE; from the coding sequence ATGAAAAAGTCTCTTCTGTCGGCGGTCGCGCTGACGGCTATGGTTGCCTTCAGCGGCAGCGCCTGGGCTGATATTCTCGTTGGTGTCGCCGGCCCGCTGACTGGCCCGAACGCCGCTTTCGGTGCACAGCTCCAGAAAGGTGCAGAGCAGGCCGCCGCTGACATCAATGCCGCTGGCGGTATCAATGGGGAACAGATCAAGGTTGTGCTCGGCGACGACGTTTCGGATGCCAAGCAGGGCGTTTCGGTCGCCAACAAGTTCGTTGCTGACGGTGTGAAGTTCGTTGTCGGTCACTTCAACTCGGGCGTGTCCATCCCGGCTTCTGAAGTTTACGCCGAAAACGGTATCCTGCAGGTAACCCCGGCCTCCACCAACCCGCAGTTCACCGAGCGCGGTCTCTGGAACACGTTCCGTACCTGCGGCCGTGACGACCAGCAGGGTGCGGTTGCCGGTGCCTACCTCGCTGCCAACTTCAAGGACGCGAAGATCGCCGTCATTCACGACAAGACCCCCTATGGTCAGGGCCTTGCCGACGAAACCAAGAAGTCGATGAACGAAGCCGGCCTCACCGAAGCCCTCTATGAAGGCATCAACACCGGCGACAAGGACTTCTCGGCTCTGATCGCCAAGATGAAGGAAGCCGGCGTTTCGATCGTCTACTACGGCGGTCTGCACACCGAAGCCGGCCTGATCATGCGCCAGATGAAGGACCAGGGCCTCAAGGCTACCCTGATGTCGGGCGACGGTATCGTTTCGAACGAACTGGCCTCGATCGCCGGCGACGCCGTTGACGGCACGCTGATGACGTTCGCTCCGGATCCGCGCAAGAACCCGGCTGCCAAGGACCTCGTCGAGAAGTTCCGCTCTGCCGGCTTCGAACCGGAAGCCTACACGCTCTACGCCTACGCCGCTCTCCAGGTCATCGCCGAAGCTGCCAAGGCTTCCGGTGGCAACGACCCGCAGGCAGTTGCCGAAGCCATCAAGGCAAAGGGTCCGTTCAAGACCGCAATCGGCGAACTCGGCTATGACGAAAAGGGCGACATCACGCGTCCGGACTACGTCATGTACACCTGGAAGAAGGGTGACGACGGCAAGTACAACTACTTCCAGAACGAGTAG
- a CDS encoding DUF6867 family protein encodes MQGILYEEVSIWQFLFISCVLGGWTAWRTGKSVAESWEGMPRLILYVALLGLGIRFVHHALFEGTMFSLQYYIVDTIVLLLFATAGFRYYRTKQMTNNYYWLYEKASPFSWKAK; translated from the coding sequence ATGCAGGGAATTCTCTACGAAGAAGTGTCGATCTGGCAGTTTCTTTTCATAAGCTGCGTGCTCGGCGGCTGGACCGCCTGGCGCACGGGCAAGAGCGTGGCTGAAAGCTGGGAAGGCATGCCGCGGCTCATCCTCTACGTGGCGTTGCTGGGACTGGGCATCCGTTTCGTCCACCATGCGCTGTTCGAAGGCACCATGTTCAGCCTGCAATACTATATCGTGGACACGATCGTACTTTTGTTGTTTGCTACCGCAGGTTTCCGGTACTACCGGACCAAGCAAATGACCAATAACTACTATTGGCTCTATGAGAAGGCTTCGCCTTTCTCCTGGAAAGCCAAATAA